In a single window of the Roseiconus lacunae genome:
- a CDS encoding DUF1559 domain-containing protein: protein MIRKSSGSRGFTLVELLVVIAIIGILVGLLLPAVQAAREAARRMSCSNNFKQIGLAAHNYHSAYKQLPMHMGGTRRVPAQASWFSGYGDDCNMMMLSVFVGLTPFFEQQGLWDSISNPNSVDLNNPGTPRTPPWPAMGPTPTEEENDVVIVNTRNNAYPPWMTEIPTLRCPSDPGQGLPAMGRSNYAACLGDALHYTDNGPYWFNLRGWPKIEVHTSSNESVLASCRGTFVPRRSMKFRDILDGLSNTIMMGEIATDLGDRDIRTMPHTFAPGTFSGLRDNPVGCRPDIDPERPRFWDPSLTDIAAGNQGRGFRWASGCQPYTAMNTILPPNSETCMSLGDTTPGVLSASSRHQGGVHVLMADGAVVFLTDSIEAGDPNIGTVATYGTGQRAPGSQSPYGLWGSLGTRANREVITESLNQ, encoded by the coding sequence ATGATTCGAAAGAGTTCCGGCTCGAGAGGCTTCACACTCGTCGAACTGCTGGTCGTGATCGCGATCATCGGAATTTTGGTTGGCCTGCTATTGCCGGCGGTCCAGGCGGCACGCGAAGCCGCACGCCGAATGAGTTGCAGCAACAATTTCAAGCAAATTGGACTCGCCGCGCATAACTATCATTCCGCCTACAAACAGCTCCCCATGCACATGGGTGGTACGCGGCGTGTTCCGGCTCAGGCGAGTTGGTTTAGTGGCTATGGCGACGACTGCAACATGATGATGTTAAGCGTGTTCGTCGGCCTCACGCCGTTCTTTGAACAACAGGGGCTTTGGGATTCGATTTCCAACCCAAACTCGGTCGACTTGAACAATCCCGGCACGCCACGGACTCCGCCGTGGCCGGCAATGGGACCGACGCCGACCGAAGAAGAAAACGATGTCGTCATCGTCAATACCCGAAACAACGCGTATCCACCATGGATGACCGAGATCCCGACGCTGCGTTGCCCTAGCGATCCGGGGCAAGGTTTGCCGGCGATGGGGCGCAGTAATTATGCCGCCTGTTTAGGCGACGCGTTGCACTACACCGACAACGGTCCGTATTGGTTTAACCTTCGTGGTTGGCCAAAGATCGAAGTCCACACGTCGAGCAACGAAAGTGTACTCGCGTCTTGCCGAGGAACCTTCGTCCCGCGTCGTTCGATGAAGTTCCGCGATATCCTTGATGGTCTTTCTAACACCATCATGATGGGGGAGATCGCGACCGATCTTGGTGATCGCGATATTCGGACGATGCCTCACACGTTCGCACCGGGGACGTTTAGCGGGCTACGTGATAACCCGGTCGGCTGTCGGCCCGATATCGATCCGGAACGCCCTCGTTTCTGGGACCCAAGTTTGACGGACATCGCGGCAGGCAACCAAGGTCGCGGGTTCCGCTGGGCCAGCGGTTGTCAGCCCTACACCGCGATGAACACCATTTTGCCGCCCAACAGTGAAACGTGCATGTCACTCGGCGACACCACCCCCGGTGTACTTTCGGCGAGCAGTCGGCACCAGGGTGGCGTGCATGTGTTGATGGCCGACGGCGCCGTCGTCTTTTTAACCGACTCGATCGAAGCGGGTGACCCGAACATCGGAACCGTCGCGACCTATGGTACGGGACAGCGGGCGCCGGGATCGCAAAGCCCCTATGGGTTGTGGGGATCGCTCGGTACCCGTGCCAACCGAGAAGTGATCACCGAGAGCTTGAATCAGTAG
- a CDS encoding CvpA family protein, which produces MNPWLLILVTLGTATGAFLFFRQGDPVAAIGLVGITVTAMIAFKMGIVGILSSLLGIAAAIYLAPSAASFLEPYGNEYFQTTGLANRFLCIAVAGVLISMVVSMLVTAVLGGSISHRSRLAHANHYGGFVLGAAEGVVLVWLVLGGLLSMQLWQRGVEMEHNAIAQSIDQWASRTRQSVLGPIVRDYNPFERIEPLAQTQKFPVAVRELTAPGGVDRLLADPQIRALGNDPAVSNAIKAIRSDPKLAEVIHGGQPVGRDELLHLMNSPSVMQLADNPEFRAQVQRVIESRLNASDPFAPAVPGLPSAAHR; this is translated from the coding sequence ATGAATCCCTGGTTGTTGATTCTGGTCACGCTGGGAACCGCCACGGGTGCGTTTCTCTTTTTCCGCCAAGGTGACCCCGTTGCCGCGATCGGTTTGGTCGGGATCACCGTCACGGCGATGATCGCGTTTAAGATGGGGATTGTCGGGATTCTGTCGAGTCTACTGGGGATCGCCGCGGCGATTTATCTGGCTCCCTCGGCGGCGAGTTTTCTAGAGCCTTATGGCAACGAGTACTTTCAAACGACGGGCTTGGCCAATCGTTTCCTCTGCATCGCGGTCGCGGGTGTCTTGATCTCCATGGTGGTTTCGATGTTGGTCACTGCCGTTTTGGGAGGATCAATCAGTCATCGTTCCCGACTCGCCCATGCAAATCATTACGGCGGCTTCGTATTGGGTGCGGCCGAGGGTGTCGTCTTGGTATGGCTCGTTCTCGGAGGCTTGCTCAGCATGCAGCTGTGGCAACGAGGCGTGGAGATGGAACACAACGCGATCGCGCAGTCAATCGATCAATGGGCGTCACGAACTCGCCAAAGTGTGCTCGGCCCGATCGTTCGCGATTACAACCCGTTCGAAAGAATTGAACCGCTAGCACAAACACAAAAATTTCCCGTCGCGGTACGTGAATTGACTGCCCCCGGTGGCGTCGATCGCTTGCTAGCCGACCCACAAATCCGCGCGCTTGGAAATGATCCTGCAGTCTCCAATGCGATCAAGGCCATCCGATCGGATCCAAAACTCGCAGAAGTCATTCATGGCGGCCAGCCGGTCGGACGCGATGAGCTACTTCATTTAATGAACAGCCCCAGCGTGATGCAGCTTGCCGACAACCCCGAGTTTCGGGCACAAGTTCAACGCGTGATCGAGTCTCGACTGAACGCCTCCGATCCATTCGCCCCCGCCGTTCCAGGTTTGCCATCGGCCGCGCATCGCTAA